From Eubalaena glacialis isolate mEubGla1 chromosome 5, mEubGla1.1.hap2.+ XY, whole genome shotgun sequence, one genomic window encodes:
- the LOC133092059 gene encoding tumor suppressor candidate 2-like, translated as MGASGSKARGLWPFASAAGGGGLESAVAEQALVRPRGRVVPLFVFTRRGSMFYDEDGDLAHEFYEETIVTKNGQKRAKLRWVHKNLIPQGIVKLDHPHIHVDFPVILYEA; from the coding sequence ATGGGCGCCAGCGGCTCCAAAGCTCGGGGCCTGTGGCCCTTCGCCTCGGCGGCGGGGGGCGGCGGCCTGGAGTCAGCTGTCGCTGAGCAAGCTTTGGTGCGACCGCGAGGCCGAGTCGTGCCCCTCTTCGTATTCACGCGCCGCGGCTCCATGTTCTATGACGAGGATGGGGATCTGGCTCACGAGTTCTATGAGGAGACAATCGTCACCAAGAACGGGCAGAAGCGGGCCAAGCTGAGGTGGGTACATAAGAACCTGATTCCTCAGGGCATCGTGAAGCTGGATCACCCCCACATCCACGTGGATTTCCCTGTGATCCTCTATGAGGCGTGA